The proteins below come from a single Lactobacillus johnsonii genomic window:
- a CDS encoding alpha/beta hydrolase encodes MFFIQKKYSEEVEKNNKHQNKEPSIARMTVLGLMATFTPTRWLLRMHKRKVEDSSITEEIDPTMEQIPVFYVHGFRGGDYTTNKMVQAACEAKGTDKFLKATIDPFGNFILEGTWTADKQPIVQLIFKDRIAGVYASSYYLRAALSYLSKRYHFKKYSAVAHSLGAPSVIKAEMKTSLRKNFPHLDHCALIAGPFDGVMYLGDLPNVNRLNEKGRPVLMSPSYMGMLFNQRRFNPNISVLNIYGNILDETNTDRFISVVSAKSIRYILAPVAHTFQEVEVRGDAAEHSVLHDNPFVINIINKFLKLSD; translated from the coding sequence GTGTTTTTTATCCAGAAAAAATATAGTGAAGAAGTTGAAAAAAACAATAAGCATCAAAACAAAGAACCTAGCATTGCTCGAATGACTGTTTTAGGTTTAATGGCTACTTTTACTCCTACTCGCTGGCTCCTACGAATGCACAAAAGAAAAGTTGAAGATAGCTCGATTACTGAAGAAATAGATCCAACGATGGAACAGATACCTGTATTTTATGTGCATGGTTTTCGCGGAGGAGATTATACAACAAATAAAATGGTCCAAGCTGCCTGTGAGGCAAAAGGGACTGATAAGTTTCTTAAAGCTACAATTGATCCATTTGGTAATTTCATCTTAGAAGGAACTTGGACAGCAGATAAGCAGCCCATTGTGCAACTTATTTTTAAGGATCGAATTGCTGGTGTTTATGCTAGTTCTTATTATCTTCGAGCAGCTCTTTCTTATTTAAGTAAAAGATATCATTTCAAAAAATACAGTGCTGTCGCCCATTCCTTAGGAGCTCCTTCAGTAATCAAAGCGGAGATGAAAACCAGCTTAAGAAAGAATTTTCCTCATCTAGATCACTGTGCCTTGATTGCAGGACCTTTTGATGGAGTAATGTATTTAGGTGATTTACCTAACGTCAATCGTCTTAATGAAAAAGGGCGACCCGTTTTAATGAGTCCCTCTTATATGGGAATGCTTTTTAATCAGAGACGTTTTAACCCCAATATTTCAGTTTTAAATATTTATGGAAATATTTTAGATGAAACTAATACGGATCGGTTTATTTCTGTTGTTTCTGCTAAATCGATTCGCTACATTCTTGCTCCTGTTGCTCACACCTTCCAAGAAGTAGAGGTGCGGGGAGATGCGGCTGAGCACAGTGTTTTACACGATAATCCTTTTGTAATTAATATTATTAATAAATTTTTGAAGTTAAGTGATTAA
- a CDS encoding DUF488 domain-containing protein — protein sequence MNEIKVVRIYDHEQPAGYRILVDRLWPRGMSKVKAHLDEWDKEIGPTNELRKWFNHEDDKYPEFKSKYIAQLKANPATPAFIKNVKEKLVKENVLFLYGAKNKKYNQAVVLKEFIDKQLS from the coding sequence ATGAATGAAATAAAAGTAGTTAGAATATATGACCATGAGCAACCAGCTGGTTATCGAATTTTGGTAGATCGTTTGTGGCCTAGAGGAATGAGCAAGGTAAAGGCTCACTTAGATGAATGGGATAAAGAAATTGGGCCAACTAATGAATTGAGAAAATGGTTTAATCATGAAGACGATAAATATCCTGAATTCAAGTCTAAGTATATAGCGCAATTGAAAGCTAATCCAGCAACACCAGCTTTTATTAAAAATGTAAAAGAAAAACTAGTCAAAGAAAATGTTCTTTTCTTATATGGAGCTAAAAATAAAAAGTACAACCAAGCAGTTGTACTTAAGGAATTTATTGATAAGCAATTAAGTTAA
- a CDS encoding DNA-3-methyladenine glycosylase — protein MNYTEFFTNRSTSEISKDLLGRTLSYNNGEEILSGTIVEAEAYVGVKDRAAHSYGGRRSPANEGLYRPGGSLYIYSQRQYFFFDVSCQEEGEPQGVLIRAIDPLTGIDTMIKNRSGKTGPLLTNGPGKMMQALGITSRKWDLVDLADSPFDIDIDHKREIEEIVALPRVGINQSDPEWAQKKLRFIVSGNPYVSDIKKKDIKKNHGFI, from the coding sequence ATGAATTACACAGAATTTTTCACTAATCGTTCTACAAGCGAAATCAGTAAAGACCTACTAGGTAGAACCTTGTCTTACAATAATGGAGAAGAAATTCTATCTGGTACTATTGTTGAAGCAGAAGCCTATGTCGGTGTAAAAGACCGAGCTGCTCATTCTTATGGCGGCAGACGTAGTCCCGCAAATGAGGGTTTATATCGGCCGGGTGGCAGTTTATATATTTATTCCCAAAGGCAATATTTTTTCTTTGACGTTTCTTGTCAAGAAGAAGGTGAACCGCAAGGAGTATTAATCAGAGCTATCGATCCTCTAACAGGAATTGACACGATGATTAAAAACCGTAGCGGTAAAACGGGGCCACTTTTGACTAATGGACCTGGAAAAATGATGCAAGCCTTAGGGATTACTAGTCGTAAATGGGATTTGGTTGATTTGGCCGATTCGCCTTTTGATATTGATATAGATCATAAACGCGAAATAGAAGAAATTGTTGCCCTTCCAAGAGTAGGAATTAATCAATCAGATCCTGAGTGGGCTCAGAAGAAATTAAGATTCATCGTTAGCGGTAATCCTTATGTTTCAGACATTAAGAAAAAAGATATCAAAAAAAATCATGGATTTATTTGA
- a CDS encoding ABC transporter substrate-binding protein/permease: MKSKIRWFGALLALILSLVIGFSFNSNQTEAAKKEAPLKIGMEANYPPYNWTQTTDANGAVPIDGSKQYANGYDVQIAKIIGKKLHRKVVVEKTEWDGLLPALTSGKIDLIIAGMSPTAERRKAINFSEPYRKGTFVVIINKDGKFAQAKGLNDFKGAKLTAQQGTLHYDLIKQLHGAKREPAMRSFSAMRQSLQSGTIDGYVAEDIEYQSYKTVNPNIVAVNLNKMQGFHIPYEDSITSIGVKKGNTELLDQVNSILKGISNKKRDQLMAQAVKEQPQAGGSKKENWFMSIMRRYGSMILGGVGMTLLLALVGTIAGFFIGLLVGIVRTIPTPKSTGKRWGLKIVNWLLAVYIEVFRGTPMMVQAAVIYYGIAQLWHLNLNRTVAALVIVSINTGAYLAEVIRGGINATPKGQFEAASALGMTHSQQMWHIILPQAIRNSLPSITNEFIVNIKDTSVLSIISVSELFFVGTTVASQTFEFFQTYFIISMIYLILTFSITRIFNFIEKKLEGPKNYNLMANQLQVEDPKETGFEHEQ, translated from the coding sequence GTGAAGTCAAAAATAAGATGGTTTGGTGCTTTATTAGCCCTAATTTTAAGTTTAGTTATCGGTTTTAGCTTTAATTCTAATCAAACCGAAGCGGCTAAAAAAGAAGCACCCCTAAAAATTGGTATGGAAGCTAACTATCCACCATACAATTGGACTCAAACAACTGATGCAAATGGTGCGGTTCCAATTGATGGATCTAAGCAATATGCAAACGGATATGATGTCCAAATTGCAAAAATCATTGGTAAAAAGCTTCATCGTAAAGTAGTAGTAGAAAAAACTGAATGGGATGGATTATTACCAGCCTTAACTTCTGGAAAGATTGATTTAATTATCGCTGGTATGTCTCCTACTGCTGAACGTAGAAAGGCTATCAATTTCTCTGAACCTTATAGAAAAGGTACTTTCGTAGTAATTATCAATAAAGATGGAAAATTTGCTCAAGCAAAAGGCTTAAATGACTTTAAGGGAGCTAAATTAACTGCTCAACAAGGTACTCTTCACTACGATTTAATCAAGCAATTACATGGTGCTAAGCGTGAACCTGCAATGAGAAGCTTTTCTGCTATGCGTCAAAGTTTACAATCAGGTACTATTGACGGTTATGTTGCTGAAGATATTGAATATCAAAGTTACAAGACTGTTAACCCTAACATTGTTGCCGTTAACCTTAACAAGATGCAAGGTTTCCACATTCCTTACGAAGACTCAATTACCTCAATTGGTGTTAAGAAAGGTAACACTGAATTATTAGATCAAGTTAACAGTATCTTAAAGGGTATTTCTAATAAAAAGCGTGACCAATTAATGGCCCAAGCTGTTAAGGAACAACCTCAAGCAGGTGGTAGTAAGAAGGAAAATTGGTTTATGTCAATTATGCGTCGCTATGGTTCAATGATCCTTGGCGGTGTTGGAATGACTCTTCTTTTAGCCTTAGTTGGTACTATTGCTGGTTTCTTCATTGGTTTACTTGTTGGTATTGTTAGAACTATCCCAACTCCTAAGTCTACTGGTAAAAGATGGGGCTTAAAGATTGTTAACTGGCTTTTAGCAGTTTATATCGAAGTATTCCGTGGAACTCCTATGATGGTTCAAGCAGCTGTTATTTACTACGGAATTGCTCAATTATGGCACCTTAACTTAAACCGTACCGTCGCTGCCTTAGTTATTGTTTCAATTAACACAGGTGCTTACCTAGCTGAAGTTATTCGCGGTGGTATTAACGCAACTCCTAAGGGACAATTTGAAGCAGCTTCTGCTCTTGGTATGACCCACTCTCAACAAATGTGGCATATTATTTTGCCTCAAGCAATTAGAAACTCTTTACCATCAATTACTAATGAATTTATTGTTAACATTAAGGATACTTCAGTATTAAGTATTATTTCAGTTTCAGAATTGTTCTTTGTTGGTACAACTGTTGCCAGTCAAACCTTCGAATTCTTCCAAACTTACTTCATCATTTCAATGATCTACTTAATCTTGACATTCTCAATTACTAGAATCTTTAATTTCATTGAAAAGAAGCTTGAAGGTCCAAAGAACTACAACTTAATGGCTAATCAATTACAAGTAGAAGATCCAAAGGAGACTGGATTTGAACATGAACAATAA
- a CDS encoding methylated-DNA--[protein]-cysteine S-methyltransferase, with amino-acid sequence MPLAQAKVFYYDFVEIKPWIYELVISNLGLAFVGSKNSNIEASILGFYPNHILIQDSKKLAPYVQQLKEYFAGKRHSFTVPIDYSSFGTPFQNKVVKMIENIPYGTTISYRDLAASINGSTSVRSVAHAVALNPSLIFIPSHRVVLAPDKVGSYRMGEKEKQRLINLEEGYLNAAN; translated from the coding sequence ATGCCACTTGCCCAAGCAAAAGTTTTCTATTATGATTTTGTTGAAATTAAACCATGGATCTATGAACTAGTTATCAGCAACTTGGGATTAGCATTTGTTGGATCAAAGAATAGTAACATTGAAGCATCCATTTTGGGATTCTATCCTAATCATATTTTGATTCAAGACTCAAAAAAACTTGCTCCTTATGTTCAACAATTAAAAGAATACTTTGCTGGGAAGCGCCATTCTTTTACTGTTCCAATTGATTATTCAAGTTTTGGGACACCATTTCAAAATAAGGTTGTAAAAATGATTGAAAATATTCCATATGGGACTACTATTTCCTATCGTGACCTAGCAGCTTCCATCAATGGTTCTACTTCAGTTCGATCAGTTGCCCATGCAGTAGCTCTAAACCCATCTTTAATTTTCATCCCAAGTCATCGTGTAGTTTTAGCTCCAGATAAGGTAGGAAGTTATAGAATGGGAGAGAAAGAAAAACAACGTTTAATAAATCTCGAAGAAGGCTATTTAAATGCAGCTAATTAA
- a CDS encoding zinc metallopeptidase, whose protein sequence is MYYMPFFYDPYFWMIILGVAISGWASMNVNSTFNRYDQVRNQGNYTGKAAARYILDQAGLYEVEIREVAGNLTDNYNPTNKVLSLSQSVYNSSSIAAVGVAAHEVGHALQDASDYAPMRMRSALVPIVSLGSNLSMPLILLGLVLGMNQTLIKIGIWCFALVLLFQVVTLPVEFNASHRALRMLNNGAILSPQEMPMARKVLFAAALTYVAAVLTSMLQLFRLLLIFGGHNNDNN, encoded by the coding sequence ATGTACTATATGCCATTTTTTTACGACCCATATTTTTGGATGATTATTCTAGGTGTAGCAATTTCAGGCTGGGCCTCAATGAATGTTAATTCAACTTTTAATCGTTATGATCAAGTTCGAAATCAAGGAAATTATACTGGTAAAGCCGCTGCCCGTTATATTCTTGATCAAGCTGGTCTATACGAGGTAGAAATTCGTGAAGTTGCCGGCAACTTGACTGATAACTACAATCCCACCAATAAAGTTCTAAGTCTTTCACAATCAGTCTATAATTCCTCTTCAATTGCGGCGGTTGGCGTTGCAGCGCACGAAGTTGGCCATGCCTTGCAAGACGCTAGTGATTATGCCCCAATGAGAATGCGTTCTGCCTTAGTGCCAATTGTTTCTCTTGGTTCCAATTTATCAATGCCACTAATTCTTTTAGGATTAGTATTAGGAATGAACCAAACCCTAATTAAAATTGGTATTTGGTGCTTTGCCTTAGTTCTGCTTTTCCAAGTAGTAACATTACCGGTTGAATTTAATGCTTCTCATCGTGCTTTGCGGATGCTAAATAATGGGGCTATTTTATCCCCACAAGAAATGCCAATGGCCCGTAAAGTCTTATTTGCAGCAGCTTTAACATATGTCGCAGCCGTTTTAACAAGCATGTTACAATTGTTTAGACTTCTACTCATTTTTGGAGGCCATAACAACGATAATAATTAA
- a CDS encoding NAD-dependent protein deacylase, whose amino-acid sequence MDVDKQIAALQADLNAAHHITYLTGAGVSTPSHIPDYRSKNGIYNGISESPEQILSEETLFHQPAKFHHFVMENMYFPDAKPNIIHQKIATSCNKNGTLITQNVDGLDKKAGNKHVIEFHGDLYNIYCTKCHEKISYDSYKKSYLHEKDQGIVRPGIVLYGEPINEKVLTKSVKNIHDSDVVIITGTSFVVYPFAQLLAYRQANAKIWVVNNTPVPAPKEVSTIIENAEKVFDKLYI is encoded by the coding sequence ATGGATGTAGATAAGCAAATTGCTGCACTTCAAGCTGATCTTAATGCAGCTCATCATATTACCTACTTAACGGGTGCAGGCGTTTCAACTCCGTCGCATATCCCTGATTATCGTTCAAAAAATGGAATTTACAATGGGATTTCGGAAAGCCCAGAACAAATTTTAAGTGAAGAAACTCTTTTTCATCAACCAGCTAAATTTCATCACTTCGTAATGGAAAATATGTATTTTCCAGATGCAAAACCTAATATTATTCATCAAAAAATTGCTACTAGTTGCAATAAAAATGGAACTTTAATTACTCAAAATGTAGATGGTTTAGATAAAAAAGCTGGCAATAAACACGTCATAGAATTTCACGGTGATCTTTATAATATCTACTGTACTAAATGTCATGAAAAAATTTCATATGACAGCTATAAAAAATCATACCTTCATGAAAAGGATCAAGGGATAGTTCGTCCGGGAATTGTTTTATACGGTGAACCAATTAACGAAAAAGTTCTTACAAAATCTGTTAAAAACATTCATGATAGCGATGTAGTTATTATTACAGGGACAAGTTTTGTTGTTTATCCTTTTGCTCAACTTCTTGCCTATCGGCAAGCTAATGCAAAAATTTGGGTAGTTAATAATACTCCTGTACCAGCTCCCAAAGAAGTTTCAACAATTATTGAGAATGCTGAAAAAGTATTTGACAAATTATATATATAA
- a CDS encoding ribonuclease H family protein, which translates to MKYYAVKNGRTPGVYRTWEDAKKQVDGFSGAEYKSFEKITDATEYLDWNKETQPDIVKEDSLSNAIKKIKSASGASQANSKTSADYFATIYTDGGSRNTGVHKGGHVNETDKAAWAYLIEWDNGRTYGSGGEFGATNNKMELLGLINALEKLIELKFNDKHLLFVLDSQYVLNGINKHWIEGWKKRGWKRSNGPLINASEWKKLDSLLGHFSDSEFSWTKGHADNQGNNFVDHELNKYMDQMK; encoded by the coding sequence ATGAAATACTACGCAGTAAAAAATGGCCGCACACCAGGTGTTTATCGAACATGGGAAGATGCTAAAAAGCAAGTAGATGGATTCTCTGGTGCAGAGTATAAATCTTTTGAAAAAATCACTGATGCAACTGAATATCTAGATTGGAATAAGGAAACACAACCTGATATTGTTAAAGAAGATTCTTTAAGTAATGCAATTAAAAAAATTAAGTCAGCTAGTGGAGCATCTCAAGCTAACTCTAAGACTTCGGCTGACTATTTTGCCACTATTTACACTGATGGAGGATCTCGAAATACTGGTGTTCATAAAGGCGGTCATGTTAATGAGACCGATAAAGCAGCTTGGGCTTATTTAATTGAATGGGATAATGGACGTACATATGGTTCTGGGGGAGAATTTGGTGCCACGAATAATAAAATGGAGCTACTCGGACTAATCAATGCACTGGAAAAATTAATTGAGCTAAAATTCAATGACAAGCACTTATTGTTTGTTTTAGATTCACAATATGTTTTAAACGGAATCAATAAACACTGGATTGAGGGCTGGAAGAAGCGTGGCTGGAAGAGATCAAATGGGCCTTTGATTAATGCTTCTGAATGGAAGAAACTAGATAGTTTATTGGGACACTTTTCTGACAGTGAATTTAGCTGGACCAAGGGACATGCTGACAATCAAGGAAATAATTTCGTTGATCACGAGTTAAACAAATATATGGATCAAATGAAATAG
- the cls gene encoding cardiolipin synthase, whose amino-acid sequence MGGILIFSNEFWALLWAVNTILAFYVVFHRKRSVATSWAWLIILLIFPILGFILYGFIGRGLSQENLFAINNQKHIGLNKVNKMIPRVPKSTGSTDTSKEAKILIDYFNFKHDSPLSKNNKISFYTDGEKKFEALFKDIEQAQETVNVEYYSFMNDDLGNKFLNLLIKKAREGVKVRLIYDPWGSPGASKTWFKPLTDLGGEVVAFITAQNMIKKYRMNYHLHRKIVVIDGRISWTGGFNVGDQYVSKSKKFGYWRDTHLRIVGSASLLLQERFVMDWNASITDKNQTISFNEKLFPKIEENQLTEDDVATQIVSDGPDTSTPYLRNGMIRMMMMARKTLWIQTPYLVPDDPMIATWVIAAHSGVDVRIMIPSMPDHPFIYRATQWYANYLLHEGIKIYVYDNGFIHAKTVMVDDRFAAAGSMNQDFRSYSLNFETDAVFYDKNITRELNHIFEKDLAKCTELTLEITDNWSRYLRFKQAFSRLLSPIL is encoded by the coding sequence TTGGGAGGAATACTTATTTTTTCGAATGAATTTTGGGCACTTCTTTGGGCTGTCAACACAATCTTAGCCTTCTATGTTGTATTCCACCGAAAAAGATCTGTCGCTACCTCTTGGGCATGGTTAATTATTTTACTAATTTTTCCAATTTTAGGCTTTATTTTATATGGTTTTATTGGACGTGGATTATCACAAGAAAATCTTTTTGCCATTAACAATCAAAAACACATTGGTTTAAATAAAGTAAATAAGATGATCCCGCGTGTTCCTAAATCCACTGGATCAACAGATACTTCTAAAGAAGCCAAAATTTTAATTGATTACTTTAACTTTAAGCACGATTCCCCCCTTTCTAAAAACAACAAAATCAGTTTTTATACTGATGGCGAAAAGAAGTTTGAAGCTCTTTTTAAAGACATCGAACAAGCTCAAGAAACAGTTAATGTTGAATATTATTCCTTCATGAATGATGATTTAGGTAATAAATTTCTTAATTTATTAATTAAAAAAGCTCGCGAAGGTGTTAAGGTAAGACTTATCTATGATCCTTGGGGTTCTCCTGGAGCTTCAAAGACTTGGTTTAAACCTTTAACTGATTTGGGCGGTGAAGTTGTAGCCTTTATCACAGCTCAAAACATGATTAAAAAGTATCGGATGAATTATCACCTTCACCGTAAAATTGTCGTTATAGACGGGCGAATATCTTGGACGGGCGGCTTTAATGTCGGAGACCAATATGTCAGCAAAAGCAAAAAATTTGGCTACTGGCGTGATACTCATCTTAGAATAGTGGGTTCTGCTTCTCTCCTCCTCCAGGAGCGTTTTGTCATGGATTGGAATGCTTCAATTACTGATAAAAATCAGACAATTTCATTTAATGAAAAACTATTTCCAAAAATTGAAGAAAATCAGCTAACAGAAGATGATGTTGCAACTCAAATTGTTTCAGATGGTCCTGATACTTCTACGCCATATTTACGTAATGGCATGATTAGAATGATGATGATGGCTAGAAAAACACTCTGGATTCAAACACCCTATCTTGTTCCAGACGATCCAATGATTGCCACTTGGGTTATTGCGGCTCATTCAGGCGTTGACGTGCGTATCATGATTCCTTCAATGCCTGATCATCCCTTTATTTACCGCGCTACACAGTGGTATGCAAATTACCTGCTCCATGAGGGAATAAAGATCTATGTTTATGATAATGGTTTTATTCATGCAAAAACCGTCATGGTTGATGATCGCTTCGCTGCAGCTGGATCAATGAATCAAGACTTTAGGTCATATAGCTTAAACTTTGAGACTGATGCAGTCTTCTACGATAAAAATATTACCCGGGAATTAAATCATATTTTTGAAAAAGATTTAGCTAAATGTACAGAATTGACTTTAGAAATTACCGATAACTGGTCGCGTTATCTTCGATTTAAACAAGCTTTTTCTAGATTACTTTCTCCCATTCTATAA
- a CDS encoding TerC family protein produces MQLIKLYQPFFDANNWAHVLTSGQDWMMILTLILMECLLSVDNAVVLAAQTQVLPTKDEQRKSLVYGLWGAYLFRFIVIGIGTYLINFWEIKLLGGLYLLYLVYKYFYDVRHPELVAKKEEAKKENHKKKNSKKRKHHLSLFWRTVISIESMDIVFSIDSVLAALAMSNNPVVVLVGGMIGILCMRGVAEIIIKLMEIIPELQTMAYVLISIIAIKLLISLPPLNFKLPDAIFAGIVFGTVILTIIFHYVRQNVHGKKMP; encoded by the coding sequence ATGCAGCTAATTAAACTTTATCAACCTTTTTTTGACGCTAATAATTGGGCACACGTCTTAACTAGCGGTCAAGATTGGATGATGATTCTTACCCTAATTTTGATGGAATGTTTACTTTCCGTTGATAATGCCGTTGTCCTAGCAGCTCAAACACAAGTATTACCCACTAAAGATGAACAAAGAAAATCTCTAGTTTATGGTTTATGGGGAGCCTATTTATTTCGTTTCATTGTAATTGGAATTGGTACTTACTTAATTAACTTCTGGGAAATCAAGTTATTAGGAGGCCTATATTTACTTTACCTAGTTTACAAATACTTTTATGACGTTCGCCACCCTGAGCTAGTTGCTAAAAAAGAAGAGGCTAAAAAAGAAAATCATAAGAAAAAGAACTCCAAAAAAAGAAAGCACCATCTTTCCTTATTTTGGAGAACTGTAATCTCAATTGAGTCAATGGATATTGTTTTCTCAATTGATTCGGTTTTAGCTGCCTTAGCCATGTCAAATAACCCAGTAGTAGTTCTAGTTGGTGGAATGATTGGAATTTTATGCATGCGTGGCGTAGCCGAAATTATTATTAAGCTAATGGAAATTATTCCAGAGCTTCAGACTATGGCCTATGTCTTAATCTCAATTATTGCGATTAAACTGCTTATTTCACTGCCACCGTTAAACTTTAAATTACCTGATGCAATCTTTGCTGGTATTGTATTTGGCACGGTTATTTTAACAATTATTTTTCACTATGTACGACAAAATGTACACGGTAAGAAAATGCCTTAA
- a CDS encoding HNH endonuclease signature motif containing protein, translated as MKLQCASCGLRLDSLHFKQEGLMNPKLTSICDICLTRNLDAENYENPVVESISQVMLYSFVGKKNNGQIKPDSLKHYLVDNTNRRQYESFIQDYDGNEVALQQISRREFNLAIIKSEDNEIDYVPENNVDFAVNMKKMGIEVDFSLNEVDFVDRERIRHKYNYRCQYCGRRGTSVDHKDPVSLSHDNSFDNLILSCSECNKIKSNMPYQLFVKLNDQLTIVNKKLVKYEDALANLKEEFQAAKRDLAGKVHLKGIVNDPELNAIRKQNKKLQDAIDSLQSDYGALRNERKTYFDIGWKLEKERENSEII; from the coding sequence TTGAAATTACAGTGTGCATCCTGTGGTTTACGACTTGATAGTCTTCATTTTAAGCAAGAAGGGTTAATGAACCCTAAGTTGACAAGTATTTGTGATATTTGTTTAACAAGAAATTTGGATGCAGAGAACTATGAAAATCCGGTAGTTGAAAGTATTTCCCAGGTGATGCTCTATAGCTTTGTAGGAAAGAAGAATAATGGTCAGATTAAGCCGGATTCTTTAAAGCACTATCTTGTAGACAATACTAATAGGCGACAGTATGAGTCGTTCATTCAAGATTATGATGGCAATGAAGTTGCTTTGCAACAAATTTCACGTCGTGAGTTTAATTTAGCAATTATTAAGAGTGAAGATAATGAAATAGACTATGTTCCTGAGAATAATGTTGATTTTGCAGTAAATATGAAAAAGATGGGGATTGAAGTTGATTTTTCTTTAAATGAAGTTGACTTTGTAGATCGGGAACGAATTCGGCATAAGTATAATTACCGATGTCAGTATTGCGGCCGGCGTGGAACGAGTGTAGATCACAAAGATCCCGTTTCTTTATCACATGATAATTCTTTTGATAATTTGATTTTATCGTGTAGTGAATGCAATAAGATTAAATCGAACATGCCATATCAATTATTTGTTAAATTGAACGATCAATTAACTATCGTAAATAAAAAGCTAGTTAAGTATGAAGATGCTTTAGCTAATTTGAAGGAAGAGTTTCAAGCTGCTAAAAGAGACTTGGCTGGCAAGGTTCATTTAAAAGGAATTGTGAATGATCCAGAATTAAATGCAATTCGGAAGCAAAATAAAAAATTACAGGACGCGATTGATAGTTTGCAAAGTGACTATGGTGCCTTGCGTAATGAACGCAAAACATACTTTGATATTGGTTGGAAATTAGAAAAAGAGCGAGAAAATAGCGAAATTATTTAA
- a CDS encoding amino acid ABC transporter ATP-binding protein, giving the protein MNNNNEENILQVQHLQKKYGDHTVLKDISFNINKGEVMTIIGPSGGGKSTMLRCINLLEEPSNGKILFHGENILDPHFNRNTFRSKVGMVFQQFNLFNNKNVLQNCMIGQEMVLGRSKEEAKKVAIENLKKVGMDPFLTAKPQQLSGGQQQRVAIARAISMDPEVLLFDEPTSALDPEMVGEVLNTMQLLAKTGLTMVIVTHEMGFARDVSDQVVFMSDGVITEQGTPQQIFNDPQEEKTKKFLRNFRNNEL; this is encoded by the coding sequence ATGAACAATAATAACGAAGAAAACATTTTACAAGTACAACATTTACAAAAGAAATATGGTGATCATACAGTATTAAAAGATATTTCTTTTAATATTAATAAAGGAGAAGTAATGACCATTATTGGTCCATCTGGTGGTGGTAAATCAACGATGCTAAGATGTATTAATCTTCTTGAAGAACCAAGTAATGGAAAAATTCTCTTCCATGGAGAAAACATTCTTGATCCTCATTTTAATCGTAATACCTTCCGTTCTAAGGTCGGAATGGTATTTCAGCAATTCAACTTGTTTAACAACAAGAATGTCCTTCAAAACTGTATGATTGGCCAAGAAATGGTTCTTGGTCGCTCCAAAGAAGAAGCTAAAAAAGTTGCTATTGAAAACTTGAAGAAAGTTGGAATGGATCCATTTCTTACTGCTAAACCTCAACAATTATCTGGTGGTCAACAACAACGTGTAGCAATTGCTCGGGCAATTTCTATGGATCCAGAAGTTCTGCTCTTTGATGAACCTACTAGTGCCCTTGACCCAGAAATGGTTGGTGAAGTACTTAATACCATGCAATTACTAGCTAAGACTGGACTAACAATGGTGATTGTTACTCACGAAATGGGATTCGCTCGTGATGTATCTGATCAAGTTGTCTTCATGAGTGATGGAGTTATTACCGAACAAGGAACACCACAACAGATCTTTAACGATCCACAAGAAGAAAAGACTAAGAAGTTCCTACGTAACTTCAGAAATAATGAACTTTAA